The nucleotide sequence TACTTACTGAAAATGAAGAACTTGTATACCCACTTTAATCCCCTATTAGACCTGCTTTTGAAAATACCTACTATCAATTTTCATTAGCCGTGAAATACGTGTTTCCTACTTTTCAATGAAAAGCTCAGACAAGTGCCAATATAATGGACATATCTTAAGAAACAGGTAGACTTCTTTAAAATTGACGGACTTTTGTACACTTTTTCATTCACTATTTCACatgtttttgaaaatactaTCCATTTTCAGAAAAAAGCCAAAAATAAGTGGCTAACTTTATATTATGGATATAACTTAAGAAATAGACAGACTTTCGTAGAAACTCCTTTCCTCTGTTTAAACTCCTTAcaggaaaaattacaaaaaaaatacaccctCCCGGTGTAAATTCGCCCAAAATTTCGATTTCCACGTTCAACCGTTTAGGCTGTAtgttgtctgtcagtcagtcagccaAAACCTGGTActagttattaattatatataattattgattttcGTCATTGTTACTTATCAGATAAGGTGATAACCTGATGAACTCTGACTCTCTGATGCGATCTATCTGAACccaattacattttattaccCTATTAGCTACACGTGGAACACATTGTAGGTATTTCCAATACAAGTAGGAACTCATGGTTGCGAATTTTTAGTCGCATCGTAGCCGTAGGCGACGGCTTTTAATAGGGTCCAGCACGGctagagataaaaattatatctcccgattatatccacaaCAAGACcgacaagggatacaattaacgtgcccacctgccaaagcaggcagtacagctagcatgggcaggagacatttatcTCCccaattatcataaaaatggatcttctcccacagctttatcaactctaataaaaataatatccaagtaatatatatgtaataataaacggggggaAATCTTTTCCTTTTCCATGTTTCcttactttagcaggtggacacgttaattatattccctgtcaggggatataatcgggagatataTTTGTCTCCAGCCTGTTCTAGCCCTACAGATGATAATGTTGTTGATTAAAAAGATATTATTGAcacgtgcgccaatgctcggagagttcaTAAATCTGTGGACGGAACTAAAATTTGTCCTTTCCCGGGGAGAATAATGTCACTTGCCCATGATAGCCGTACTGAGGCcccttttttattccactacaagtaatctcttaactgcaatctctaCAGGTGATGATGCTATCTGAGATATAGCAAGTCTAACCtaacttggcaccgacttagaAATtttgtagaatatatttatttcttggtttttacttgttttacAAAATCGGttttttattgtcaaaaaaaaaaatccacgcTTTTTAGTGGGCCGATCctaaaacctaatagtttttgagtaaaccacttccatagtttttactgaaagaaattagatatagccctaacatcacatgcaaaattaaagtgaagtgactcctgtcaatttaaaaaaaaaatacaaggtataaaaataatgttcgtACTCACAATCTAGATAAGTTTTTGATTTATACACAGGCACAATTGTTTATATACAGTATTTCACAGTCGTTACAAACGATTCCTTAATCCGCGAACAAGTTTATTACACGAGTAGCCTCCTATATGTACTGAGGTTTGATTGAATTAGTTgaatagatggtagtagtgaTATCTAAGTATTAATAgccgaatgtcaactgctcGAAAAGTAGtagaaaaaattgtttattccGAAGCCGCGAATGCTTGaaagttctcccggcacttcaccatcagctctttTATTGGGATTTGGGACGAGCACAAATTGCTAACTGTTAAACTGCAgtgttatacttattattgtgtaattccggtggccatccgtggTTCTCATCGTCAGTtttacttgaccaaatggtgctgTTCGGTAGCatatgctcaagttacttttgATAATACTCAAATCGCTTTAGGTGTCCATATAATATTTGAGGAGTTCCTTCAATTTCTCCCTCCCTACCCTTCCCTTCGTTCAACAGATCTTGACTGTAAATGGGACCAAATGGGAAATATACCAtctcaaataaagaaaaaaaaattcaaatcgctTTATAAATGGTAGAGTTCTGATCTAACAAACATATACAACTCAATTGAAAACCTCTGAAAAACAATGAGGctcgatttcaataattaatttaaattaagaaaactaTACTCTCTTTTATGGGCTAATGAGGTTTTAGGACTTCAGTTTATACATTTACACGGACAACAAAacctgtttttattatataacttggTGTCCGAAGCGATCTTTGGGATCAGCCCTAAAACGTCAGAATAATCACAACGCTCAATAAATGCGACATTTTGTGCAAACTACGCCACATCGCTTTCCTATAGGTATACTGCTATGGTCTCTCGCATACAGTGTTGCAACAGATCTTTTCTCCCTTTCATTCCACGTACGTCAAAGGGAGACAGCTAACATTTTACGACTGCATTCGTGAATAGCATGGAGGGTTTTAAACGCTTTTCATTGCTTATTTTGCTCTGTGACTAATTTTATACCAACAGCCAAGTAACATAGGTGTTCCGAGAATCTATTTAAGttgaaaattttataacttttatacgACTATTTTATGCTAATGAATAATATCCTATAAATAAAGCATTTTAGAATGATGaccctataaaatattcatgGTTAAAGTATGAATTATTACGATGTAATATTGCAAATTTACTAATTAACTAGAAGTTACTTTACTTACTACTAGTGCCAGCAACTTCGCCTGCGTGAATGTTATCTGGTGGGCTGTAGACGTcatgtcagtcagtcaggacaaAGACATTTATGGTTAAGCATTAGTATCTGTATATaattgttgacggccgattggcgcagtttgcagcgaccctgatttgtgagtccaaggccgtgggttcgattcccacaactggaaaatgtttgtgtgatgagcatgaatgttttgcagtgtctgggtgtttatatgtatattctaagtatttatgtatattattcataaaaatatttatcagtcatcttagtacccataacacaagctacgcttaagcTCCGTCCACACGGCGCGTTGCGTTGCGTTGCGTCGTCGCAACGCAAATATTTTGACGCATAGCCGGCCACACGGGCGCTGCAGCGTTACTATGACGCAGTCAACGTTCCGTCGGCGCAGCGGCGACGCACAGTTGCGGcaagtattttgaaaaaaattcgcAGTCAGTCTATAGCAAATCATGGATCGGAAAAGACGTCTAGCATTGCTCCTATTACTACGTCACCGCCGAAATCGACGCAAGATCACAAGACGGTACTGGATCAGTCCTTTCATTTCATTAAGAAATCGTGatggacagtttttttttttagaatatcgGGAGTTGCTATTAGACGAaaagaagttttataatttttttagaatgaGTGTATCCAGCTTCGAATGTTTATTGAAGTCCTTAGAACCACACATACGaaaaaactatactaatatGAGGAATCCAGTGGAACCAGTAGAAATGCTGGGAATCACTTTAaggtaactatataaatatatttaagtaataaaaatataacagtttttttggtttgtttaattAGTAATCAACTCACAAATAATCAGCAattgtcataattttaaatttagacatTATTTAAGAGAGATATCATCCagtaattacaaattagaaaaatCGTATTCAGTTTCTTCACTTGCTTGAGATGTTTCTGGAGAtgtaattgaattattaaaatcagaaatgtatgTACTTTGAAAATTTGCTGTTTGATACCCATATGGTGGTTGGTGAGACGTTGATGGGCCACTCACATATGATGATGTTTGTCCATACCGCATTTCATCTATAATTTGTATAACTTTACTTTGGAAACGGAGAGTTTCTCGGTCGGAAAATTCTTGAATAGATGGCAATATAGCTCTGAAAAAGGACATATGGCGATTTTCCGGCTCCTTGAGAAGTTTTAGTCCTTCTCTTTCAAACTCATCCATTTGCATTGCCCTTTTGCGCGCGACTGGAACATAGCGCGGAGTGTTGTCTGTGGTAATGTCATCATTTGTAGACGTAGATTCATTGTTGATTTCTCTAGGCGAGTCTAAGCTAGATTCGGTGGCATTTTGTTCCACTTTTCTCAAAAAAAGGAGTTGATTGTATAAATGATACTTCTTCAGTTTCGTAGCGCCCGAGCCCGATTTtgatgcttcttttaatttttttgaatatctgAAGTAATTATCTTTTACACttctccatttttttattaaatcattaccTGCAAAACCAATAGTAaacatgatttaataatttatacatagtGAATTTctcgataaaatttaatgacATATTCAGATATCGTTAACAAACACTATGTGACCGACTCTGGAATCGTGAAAATATAACAGCTGTTACATACAAAAAGCAATACCTACTGAATCAAAATGTATGCAACAGCTGCTATTTTTTTCGCGATTCCAGAATTAATTGGTTACATAGAGAAAGTTATTTGCTATCGATGTCTGAATatgtcagtattttttttcgggtatctatctatctcataaatgcatattataataattattttcttttcagatACCTAGGAAGTGGAAATTCAATAACTGAtttacatttcaaattcaaacgGGGAAAATCTACTATTGCATATATAATACAAAGAGTTTGTCGTGCTATATGGACCAATCTTCTTCGAGACAACATCCCTGAACTGACAACTGAAAGTTTCCAAACAATAGCGAGGGGTTTTGATGTAAAGGCAAATTTTCCTCAATGTGTTGGTGCCATCGACGGCAAACATATCCGCGTGTGTAATCCTGCAAATAGTggctcacttttttttaattataaagcctTTTTTTCGATTGTGTTGCTAGCTATTGTGGATTCAAATTACAAATTCGTATTTGTCGACATCGGTGCATACGGAAAAGAATGCGATTCAACCATATTACAAAATTCTAAACTGTACGAGCTAATGATTAACAACAACTTACCACTACCTCAACCCCAGCCACTCTCTGGTAGCAATATACCAACCCCGTATGTATTTGTGGGTGACGAAGCTTTTGGACTGAGCAAACATATTATGCGTCCATATGGCGGTCAAAATCTCGACTTACAACAAAAGGTTTTCAATTACCGTCTAAGCAGAGCCAGAAGATATGTCGAATGCGCTTTTGGGATTATGGCTAACAAATGGCGCATTTTTCACAGACCGATAGACGTGTCCTATGACTTCGCTACTGACATTATAAAAGCATGTTGTGTATTACACAATTTTGTCGCTGATCGAGACGGTTTTAGACAAAGAGATAAATTTGCTATAAGTGTTGATGAATTTCTCCCAATACAACCCGTACATGAAGAACAGACAGCACCGAATGTCATAAGACAGCAATATGCGACCTATTTTATGACTAGAGGAACTCTGCCTTGGCAGCTAAATAAGGTATAATTGTATTATGAGGGTTTTCAAGATTTTCTTGCACCGCCAATTCCGCgatcagtaaaaaaataatattttatacctactcaGCGTAGTCTAGGTTAGTTTTGagctaagtaataaaatagtacTCACGCTAATCTATGAATGATTTGCCTCTTTTGCAAACGTTGCCATAATTTATTACCTCAGATACATAATTAGGTTCCCCTTTAATggcaattctattatttttatcctttcttaaAAAGAATCTTTTAGAGGCATTAAATTGAAAGTGCCAAGATCCAGGTAACTTAAGTACGTTTTTAACGCTTGATTTCCAATCATAAAAATGGAAGTCGCTGCCTAGTCTGAGAACCGtaccatactttttaaaaatatcaaaatatgtctGGGGTTCCACAATGACTTCTAAAGGACGTATTTCTCTTTCGATATTTCCAAATACACGGTCGGGGGGCAAAAATGAAtgccccactacagggaatATCAGCGTAAGTTTCTTGATGTGACGTGGAGCTTTTGTTTTTAGCCAATATGCCAACATTCCCAAAAcgattgagtttttattttgcccCCCACAACCGtcgcaaaataatttaatatgactaaCAGTGTCTTCAAAATTGGTATTCATTAGCCGATGAAATACCGCCGAAGCAATCTGATTAGATCCTTTCTTTGCCTCAGTTTCCAACCacgtgtaaataaatgtgtttaaacagttTTGAGCCCCACGAGATGGCCCTTGACATACTGTTAAGTTATACGTATACAATTGTCGGCTAAAGTAGGCACTCTGGTCTGGTACTTTTGGTAAAACCAAATTCTTTTGACagtcaaaagagaaaattatttcGTTGTCGCCTTGTGTTTTGAGGCTAGTGTAAAAGCATTTGGCCTTTAGCTTGTGAATACGAAGCTGAGCTATTTGCAGCTGTTTTTTTGCTGTGTCGCGTTCTTTGAATTCTGTCCCTAGAGATTCCCAGAATTGTGGTCATTGCTTTTTGACACACCTTAATTAATTTGACGCGGCGTCTTCCAGCCAAATTTTCGTGCTTTGGTATAAAATAGCATATAGTCTGGGATTTTCTCTTTCCTTCTTTTTTAGGAGTTTGCGCTgtacagtattttaataaaaaagtatcttggGTGACTTTAActgaagttgaataaaaattccgATGAAATTTACTGTAGTCTTGAACCGTTAAGTCGTTACACTTGTATCCCTGTTTTGAATTTCCATGTACACATTGTGGTATAACTGGCAGTCCCTTAGGCATatgtctaaaacaaaacagataggcacattaataaataacaatagagcAAAAAAATCCCCAGCAAATAACCAGGTATCTATCCTATTTACAAAAGgtaaccataaaataataatcttaccgTTTCGACTTCTCAAGTTCTCTCTTCCATGtagatttatcagctatctttttACGTCCTCTTCTGTTTGGTGCCAAAACAACTTCTTGTTCTTGATACtccatgataattttaatagaaaatacctcGTTTTTAAAAGCCTGCAGTATCTGAAGAAAGCAACGCGTGCATGCACTTCGACAGTATTATGCGTACTGGCACTCAAGATGGCGGCTTTTGCAAAAGTCACCACGCAACTTAGCGTCGTTTGCAAGTTAATACAAACTTAGCGATTTTTGAAAGTGGACTGCCGATCAACATAACGACTTTTGCAAAAGTATTGAGATTTCAATCCCATTTTATTCTTATCATAGCGAGTTTTAACACAGTATATTAAATGCtgacgttaatattttaaatccttaacCGATTGGCGCCattggataaaaaatgttttttttttaacataacgtgGTTTGCAAGTGGACTACTCAATTTTGTACTGATCGCGGAATTGGCGGTGCAAGAAAATCTTGAAAGccctcttaaataaaaaaaacataaatatctgtaCTGTGAACTCACcaactttattttttcgttCAGCTGTGAAATTCTCGTAATcaggaaataaaacttttgatatgTCTTCCcaggcttttgtttttaaatttttatttttaaaatctacgTTTGACTTGTCCCATATAATTTCCCTTTCCTGTATCAATGTAATCAAGTAATCTATGTCAATTTCTTCAATGGTATTCATTTTACCctgcaaataaaactaattaccctgcaaataaaactaaatacaaaaacgtaaacgtaaaaCGAAATGAGCTTCCGTGTATCCTCTCTGTCAACGCACAAGCAACTGAGCGCTGACGCTCCGACGTCGCACGAGTAAACCCCCTCCCGCTTCGTCTCGGGGGCtgctgtccgtcatgtgtgcgTTGCGACGACGCAGCGCGCCGTGTGAACACCTtggttatttgtatgtaaaacaaCGCAGTGGTAGCGCTGCGTCGACGCAACGCTGACGCAACGCGCCGTGTGGACTggctcttactttggggctagatggcgacgtgtgcgttgtcgtaatatatatttttttatttttttttctttaaattatttacaaaaattttctGACTGAAAAATATGAACCATCATCTTTATCAATAGCATATACCTGTCTCTCAAACGTCAGGATGATCAATTATCCAGCTCTTGGCGGTTTTAACACTTCGAAAccctttgttataatattactatgaaaATTGTCAACATTTTGCGTAATAAAATATGTCATTAATTGATAACACAATAGGTTTTTAGTTTGTTACCCAATTCCCGCTAAGTATTCCGttgacaataaaaaaatgattgaaaatattcatttttattttattagttagtgCGACAATGAAACAcgtgttaattaaaataaaaataatgaatcccATAAAAATAAAGTCTGAGTGTGTATGCCTGACGTATTTTTTTTGTGGCCCTTAACCACGCGTGTCGATTTAGTCGCTAATTTCCATAAAGCTAAGTACACACACCCGTACATGATACACGACCAGGCCCAATCTATGTCAGGAAAATTACCCCATGCGGAACTCAGGCAGTGGcatgcaaagagggtatgcacagggtagcaagatgatataaaatgaggaaaatgtccagtacgagttataaaaacttaagggtaggctttttatgacTCTTATAAAGCCTATcgttaagtttttcataactcgtaatggtgattttttaattctttatgcACGCCTTTGTGCGGAAATGAGTCATAATTTGTTATTCTTAGCTATAAAtttaacctattaccggcccactacagggtacgggtctacTCTTAGAAGAAGAAGCTgacaaagtgcggattggtagacttcagacACGGtggagaactttatggagaactctcaggcaggtttcctcatgatgttttccttcaccgttagttAATTatcctaacaattattcattgtaaagtcaacatctcctgaggattctcaggttccggagcgaaacgtgcgtagacggAATATTGcagaagatatgtttggtgtggagtataaggattcaagaaattataaattacatacagattctcctgcttttcgcggactatagcaaaataagcttaattttcatagacttaacgtttcaaacgtgcttttagaaataaagtaatttcaaatttgaatttgattttgaaaccGACCAAGAATTTTtctaaaagttaatatttaataagaaatgCACCTAAACCTAAACTTTTAGCCGTGTCGGCATCAGTTCAGTTGTCAACCACCACTCCATTTCCCGCGGGGGACTTAGGAGGCGGCCAAGTTAATATAACGAACAGCAATGTTTTCTGTAAGTACTACTACtgccatctactgtgatcactaATCGACACAGAGGCGTTTTGTCTTGTGGTAGACGGTTATTGGCTGAAGAAGTTGATGAAGTTGATGTAACTTAAAACTGTGTAATCTTGTCTCGATCCATACAAGTTTCCGCGATTACCTGTGAGTATTCTAACCGCCTGTCTCATAGCCCGAGTTTCATGGTCGGATACGGCTCTTGAATTAAAACGGCGCGCACCGACGCACTCGCGTTATCATTAATTTGTGATTGATTGAACAAACCGTGACGGCTGATCCATGCTTaggttataaatgcgaaattgtatCTGTTTGCTTGTT is from Pararge aegeria chromosome 19, ilParAegt1.1, whole genome shotgun sequence and encodes:
- the LOC120632301 gene encoding uncharacterized protein LOC120632301 translates to MNTIEEIDIDYLITLIQEREIIWDKSNVDFKNKNLKTKAWEDISKVLFPDYENFTAERKNKVGNDLIKKWRSVKDNYFRYSKKLKEASKSGSGATKLKKYHLYNQLLFLRKVEQNATESSLDSPREINNESTSTNDDITTDNTPRYVPVARKRAMQMDEFEREGLKLLKEPENRHMSFFRAILPSIQEFSDRETLRFQSKVIQIIDEMRYGQTSSYVSGPSTSHQPPYGYQTANFQSTYISDFNNSITSPETSQASEETEYDFSNL
- the LOC120632298 gene encoding protein ALP1-like isoform X2; amino-acid sequence: MTQSTFRRRSGDAQLRMSVSSFECLLKSLEPHIRKNYTNMRNPVEPVEMLGITLRYLGSGNSITDLHFKFKRGKSTIAYIIQRVCRAIWTNLLRDNIPELTTESFQTIARGFDVKANFPQCVGAIDGKHIRVCNPANSGSLFFNYKAFFSIVLLAIVDSNYKFVFVDIGAYGKECDSTILQNSKLYELMINNNLPLPQPQPLSGSNIPTPYVFVGDEAFGLSKHIMRPYGGQNLDLQQKVFNYRLSRARRYVECAFGIMANKWRIFHRPIDVSYDFATDIIKACCVLHNFVADRDGFRQRDKFAISVDEFLPIQPVHEEQTAPNVIRQQYATYFMTRGTLPWQLNKV
- the LOC120632298 gene encoding protein ALP1-like isoform X1 → MDRKRRLALLLLLRHRRNRRKITRRYWISPFISLRNRDGQFFFLEYRELLLDEKKFYNFFRMSVSSFECLLKSLEPHIRKNYTNMRNPVEPVEMLGITLRYLGSGNSITDLHFKFKRGKSTIAYIIQRVCRAIWTNLLRDNIPELTTESFQTIARGFDVKANFPQCVGAIDGKHIRVCNPANSGSLFFNYKAFFSIVLLAIVDSNYKFVFVDIGAYGKECDSTILQNSKLYELMINNNLPLPQPQPLSGSNIPTPYVFVGDEAFGLSKHIMRPYGGQNLDLQQKVFNYRLSRARRYVECAFGIMANKWRIFHRPIDVSYDFATDIIKACCVLHNFVADRDGFRQRDKFAISVDEFLPIQPVHEEQTAPNVIRQQYATYFMTRGTLPWQLNKV